In the genome of Streptomyces pactum, one region contains:
- a CDS encoding type I polyketide synthase, which translates to MSQNDTASARGGAVQPSNSRPGGNEQKLLDYLKRVTTELQQTQSRLRTVEARSQEPVAIVAMACRFPGGVASPEDLWRLVADGGDAISGFPTDRGWDIAALHDADPDREGTTYVTEGGFLQGADRFDAGLFGISPREALAMDPQQRLVLELTWETLERAGIDPLSLRGAGVGTYLGVNPLDYRSGIGVIPEGFEGHLLTGGAPSVVSGRVAYTFGFEGPAVTLDTACSSSLVALHLAVQALRQGDCDLALAGGVAVMSTPAEFTGFSRQRGLAADGRCKAFGASADGMGLGEGVGLLLVERLSDARRNGHRVLAVVRGSAVNQDGASNGLTAPSGPSQQRVIEAALANARLSAAHVDAVETHGTGTTLGDPIEAQALLATYGRNRDGDEPLWIGSLKSNIGHAQAAAGVGGVIKTVMALRDGTLPKTLHADEPTPEVDWSAGAVSLLTAPRPWPATGRPRRAGVSAFGMGGTNAHVILEQPEPATDADEPGEGTPAEPGVLPWIVSGRTGPALLAQAERLRAHLAARPDAAPRDVAASLATTRAHLEHRAVVIGADRDALLAGLAGLARDEESAGVVRGTTAPGGDRPVFVFPGQGAQWVGMARELMEAAPVFAESMERCGRALAPFIDWDFRAELGGSLVRVDVVQPLSWAVMVSLAELWRSYGVEPAAVVGHSQGEIAAAVVAGALSVEDGARVVALRSRVIGERLAGRGGMVSLGLSRAETLRRIEGFEGRVSVAAVNGASSTVVAGEPDALDELVAACEAEEIRARRIPVDYASHSPHVESIRTELLEVLDGIAPTASRVPFYSTVDAEPIDTTGLDAAYWVRNLRQTVEFERTTRTLLDHGYSAFIESSAHPVLTMAIGETAETTGTEITAVGSLRRDEGGPRRFLTSLAEAFAGGVAVDWSPVTEGARTVDLPTYAFQHQRYWMEPGDGATAGAAATQDPAESSFWAAVEEENLDRIAETLRVDPEQPLRSVLPALSDWRRRSRERSEVDSWRYTVAWHPLPDTAAPTLTGSWLAVVPTSTADDPAVRGALGALEQHGAGLTRLDVDPADADRATLLTRIRQSVGTGEAPVGVLCLWPLDDTSPHPDHPSLSAGVMGSLALLQALGDAGLRAPLWCVTRGAVAVDDADPRPGRVQAQVWGLGRVAALEQAALWGGLVDLPADADDTAFTRLAAALAGTDGEDQIAVRRAGSLGRRMVRDRLGGGPPARPWTPRDTVLITGGTGALGTLLARWCARNGAEHLVLTSRRGPDAPGAAELEAELTALGAKVTIAGCDIADHDQLAALVNRVEAEGPPIRAVVHTAAHIDLGPLDTATPADFAAAFAAKVEGAEHLDRIFDRDTLDAFVLYSSIAAFWGSGYHGAYAAANAHLDAMAYQRRARGLTATSMAWGVWRPVDIKESYAAERMAISERAQAQGLPFLEPDLGIAALKQSLDNDDTFVALANIDWEQFVSLFTMARPTRLLDALPEATRVLRKLREAAAEGPADGAGAAELRQRLAPLPAEERDRILLDLVRSHAAAVLGHATTDEVKPGHPFRDLGFDSLTSVELRNRLGRATGLKLPATLAFDHPTPNALVALLRAELLQETAATAESVHTDIDRMAAALTDLEVDDLARAAITERLQALLAGWTGGQVTVGGGGTAEESVAERLESASDDEMFAFIREELGRS; encoded by the coding sequence TTCGGCATCTCGCCGCGTGAGGCGCTGGCCATGGACCCCCAGCAGCGGCTGGTGCTCGAACTCACCTGGGAGACCCTGGAGCGGGCCGGCATCGACCCGCTGTCCCTGCGCGGCGCCGGTGTCGGCACCTACCTGGGCGTCAACCCGCTCGACTACCGCTCCGGCATCGGGGTGATCCCGGAGGGGTTCGAGGGCCACCTGCTCACCGGCGGCGCCCCCAGCGTCGTCTCCGGACGGGTCGCCTACACCTTCGGCTTCGAAGGCCCGGCCGTCACACTGGACACCGCCTGCTCCTCCTCACTGGTCGCCCTCCACCTGGCGGTCCAGGCCCTGCGGCAGGGCGACTGCGACCTGGCCCTGGCCGGCGGCGTCGCGGTGATGTCCACCCCCGCCGAGTTCACCGGCTTCAGCCGGCAGCGCGGCCTGGCCGCCGACGGCCGCTGCAAGGCGTTCGGCGCGTCGGCCGACGGCATGGGGCTGGGCGAGGGCGTCGGTCTGCTGCTGGTGGAGCGGCTGTCCGACGCGCGCCGCAACGGCCACCGGGTGCTGGCGGTGGTGCGCGGTTCGGCGGTCAACCAGGACGGGGCCAGCAACGGCCTGACCGCTCCCAGCGGCCCGTCCCAGCAGCGGGTCATCGAGGCCGCGCTGGCCAACGCCCGGCTGTCCGCCGCGCATGTGGACGCCGTCGAGACCCACGGCACCGGCACCACCCTGGGCGACCCGATCGAGGCCCAGGCGCTGCTGGCCACCTACGGGCGGAACCGGGACGGCGACGAGCCGCTGTGGATCGGCTCCCTGAAGTCCAACATCGGCCACGCGCAGGCGGCGGCGGGCGTCGGCGGGGTCATCAAGACCGTGATGGCGCTGCGCGACGGCACCCTTCCGAAGACCCTGCACGCCGACGAGCCGACCCCCGAGGTGGACTGGTCGGCGGGCGCGGTGTCACTGCTGACCGCCCCCCGGCCGTGGCCGGCGACCGGCCGGCCGCGCCGCGCCGGGGTCTCCGCGTTCGGCATGGGCGGCACCAACGCCCATGTGATCCTGGAGCAGCCCGAGCCGGCGACGGACGCCGACGAGCCGGGCGAGGGCACCCCGGCGGAGCCCGGCGTGCTGCCGTGGATCGTCTCCGGCCGGACCGGGCCCGCGCTGCTCGCCCAGGCCGAGCGGCTCCGCGCCCACCTGGCCGCACGGCCCGACGCCGCTCCCCGGGACGTGGCGGCCTCGCTGGCCACCACCCGCGCCCACCTGGAGCACCGCGCCGTGGTTATCGGCGCGGACCGCGACGCACTGCTGGCCGGCCTGGCCGGACTGGCCCGCGACGAGGAGAGCGCCGGCGTGGTGCGCGGCACCACCGCCCCCGGCGGCGACCGCCCGGTGTTCGTGTTCCCGGGGCAGGGGGCGCAGTGGGTGGGGATGGCGCGGGAGTTGATGGAGGCCGCGCCGGTGTTCGCGGAGTCGATGGAGCGGTGCGGGCGGGCGCTGGCCCCGTTCATCGACTGGGACTTCCGTGCCGAGCTCGGGGGTTCGTTGGTGCGGGTGGATGTGGTGCAGCCGCTGTCGTGGGCGGTGATGGTGTCCCTGGCGGAGCTGTGGCGCTCCTACGGGGTGGAGCCCGCCGCCGTGGTGGGGCACTCCCAGGGGGAGATCGCGGCGGCGGTGGTGGCCGGTGCGCTGTCGGTGGAGGACGGGGCGCGGGTGGTGGCGCTGCGGTCGAGGGTGATCGGTGAGCGGCTGGCCGGCCGTGGCGGGATGGTGTCGCTGGGCCTGTCCCGTGCGGAGACCCTGCGGCGGATCGAGGGGTTCGAGGGGCGGGTGTCGGTGGCGGCGGTCAACGGCGCCTCCTCCACCGTCGTGGCCGGTGAGCCGGACGCGCTGGACGAGCTGGTCGCGGCCTGTGAGGCGGAGGAGATCCGTGCCCGGCGTATCCCGGTGGACTACGCCTCGCACTCCCCGCACGTGGAGTCCATCCGTACGGAGTTGCTGGAGGTCCTGGATGGGATCGCCCCGACCGCTTCGCGGGTGCCGTTCTACTCCACCGTGGACGCGGAGCCGATCGACACCACCGGGCTCGACGCCGCCTACTGGGTGCGCAACCTGCGGCAGACCGTCGAGTTCGAGCGCACCACCCGCACCCTGCTCGACCACGGCTACAGCGCCTTCATCGAGTCCAGTGCCCACCCCGTGCTGACCATGGCGATCGGCGAGACCGCGGAGACCACCGGCACCGAGATCACCGCCGTCGGCTCGCTCCGCCGCGACGAGGGCGGACCCCGCCGCTTCCTCACCTCGCTCGCCGAGGCGTTCGCGGGCGGCGTCGCGGTGGACTGGTCACCGGTCACCGAGGGCGCGCGCACCGTGGACCTGCCGACGTACGCCTTCCAGCACCAGCGGTACTGGATGGAACCCGGCGACGGGGCCACGGCCGGGGCCGCGGCCACCCAGGACCCCGCCGAGTCCTCCTTCTGGGCGGCGGTGGAGGAGGAGAACCTGGACCGGATCGCGGAGACCCTCCGGGTCGACCCGGAACAGCCGCTGCGGTCCGTGCTGCCCGCCCTCTCCGACTGGCGGCGGCGGAGCCGGGAGCGGTCCGAGGTCGACTCCTGGCGCTACACCGTGGCCTGGCACCCCCTGCCGGACACCGCCGCCCCCACCCTGACCGGGAGCTGGCTGGCCGTCGTACCCACCTCGACGGCCGATGACCCGGCCGTCCGCGGCGCGCTCGGCGCCCTGGAGCAGCACGGCGCCGGCCTGACCCGGCTCGACGTGGACCCGGCCGACGCCGACCGGGCCACCCTGCTCACCCGGATACGCCAGTCCGTCGGCACCGGCGAGGCACCCGTCGGGGTGCTCTGCCTGTGGCCGCTGGACGACACCTCGCCGCACCCCGACCACCCGTCCCTGTCCGCCGGGGTGATGGGCTCCCTCGCCCTGCTCCAGGCGCTCGGCGACGCCGGCCTCCGGGCACCGCTGTGGTGCGTCACCCGGGGCGCCGTCGCGGTGGACGACGCCGACCCGCGCCCCGGCCGCGTCCAGGCCCAGGTCTGGGGCCTGGGCCGGGTCGCCGCGCTGGAACAGGCGGCCCTCTGGGGCGGCCTGGTCGACCTGCCGGCGGACGCGGACGACACGGCGTTCACCCGCCTCGCCGCGGCGCTCGCCGGCACGGACGGGGAGGACCAGATCGCGGTGCGCCGCGCCGGCTCCCTGGGCCGCCGCATGGTGCGCGACCGGCTCGGCGGCGGCCCGCCGGCCCGCCCCTGGACGCCCCGCGACACCGTGCTGATCACCGGCGGCACCGGGGCGCTCGGCACCCTGCTGGCCCGCTGGTGCGCGCGGAACGGCGCCGAACACCTGGTGCTCACCAGCCGCCGCGGCCCCGACGCCCCCGGCGCCGCGGAGCTGGAGGCCGAGCTGACCGCCCTCGGCGCCAAGGTCACCATCGCCGGCTGCGACATCGCCGACCACGACCAGCTCGCGGCCCTGGTGAACCGGGTCGAGGCGGAGGGCCCGCCGATCCGCGCGGTGGTGCACACCGCCGCCCACATCGACCTCGGCCCGCTGGACACCGCCACCCCCGCCGACTTCGCCGCGGCCTTCGCGGCCAAGGTCGAGGGCGCCGAGCACCTGGACCGGATCTTCGACCGGGACACCCTGGACGCCTTCGTGCTCTACTCGTCCATCGCCGCCTTCTGGGGCAGCGGCTACCACGGCGCGTACGCCGCCGCCAACGCCCACCTGGACGCCATGGCCTACCAGCGCCGGGCCCGCGGGCTGACCGCGACCTCCATGGCCTGGGGCGTGTGGCGGCCGGTGGACATCAAGGAGAGCTACGCGGCCGAGCGGATGGCCATCAGCGAACGGGCCCAGGCGCAGGGCCTGCCGTTCCTCGAACCCGACCTGGGCATCGCCGCGCTGAAGCAGTCCCTGGACAACGACGACACCTTCGTCGCCCTCGCCAACATCGACTGGGAGCAGTTCGTCTCCCTGTTCACCATGGCCCGCCCCACCCGGCTGCTGGACGCGCTGCCCGAGGCGACCCGCGTCCTGCGGAAGCTGCGGGAGGCCGCCGCCGAGGGCCCCGCGGACGGGGCCGGGGCGGCGGAGCTGCGGCAGCGGCTCGCCCCGCTGCCCGCCGAGGAACGCGACCGGATCCTGCTCGACCTGGTGCGCAGCCACGCCGCCGCGGTCCTGGGGCACGCCACCACCGACGAGGTCAAGCCGGGGCACCCGTTCCGCGACCTGGGCTTCGACTCGCTCACCTCGGTGGAACTGCGCAACCGGCTGGGCCGGGCCACCGGCCTGAAGCTGCCCGCCACGCTCGCCTTCGACCACCCCACCCCCAACGCCCTGGTCGCCCTGTTGCGCGCGGAACTGCTCCAGGAGACGGCCGCCACCGCCGAGTCGGTGCACACCGACATCGACCGGATGGCCGCCGCGCTCACCGACCTGGAGGTGGACGACCTGGCCCGGGCCGCCATCACCGAACGGCTCCAGGCCCTGCTGGCCGGCTGGACCGGCGGCCAGGTCACGGTCGGGGGCGGCGGCACCGCCGAGGAATCGGTCGCCGAACGGCTGGAGTCCGCCTCCGACGACGAGATGTTCGCGTTCATCCGGGAGGAGCTGGGCCGGTCGTGA